Proteins found in one Desulfovibrio sp. genomic segment:
- a CDS encoding FHA domain-containing protein yields MLILTISKGPETVCSLDLGPGKHLVGRKEGCAVVLADPDVSSVHAQIEVGEREVVVKDMESLNGVFSRGNKIGKVSFSQDVDFEIAGYSFKGRFKAEKKRLGLPAVSKPSLTVLVSAMLLLATLCTLCVFWIAGASSVHNFTQRESLRRGTLLARSLAEQNVSPLRAKLADQVRVTPVSAEEGVRYAFVADQYGKVLAPAQAIGKVLSHSKIAEALREGHTTMYDSPEGDTILVSPIKDAEGVLGVAVLSYAPGTGLVGPSLVWSALLGIVAAVSLALAGAWIVLRAFFGQIRSLAEQIGLALKSGKHGLNLTDMDPGLADLGQAVERLLLLPRAQGEPERDHFAATTAPPPAPSAQDRNEPAPADADLEAQPGPCFLMDLADYRILAWNQAFGPLAASGVKAPVHLLRGLNDPDHLTAVLGLLENPEDRGESPLAGTYSSVSKIPAGQGQAVFLFKDTHHG; encoded by the coding sequence ATGCTGATACTCACAATTAGCAAGGGCCCCGAAACGGTGTGCTCCCTGGATCTCGGGCCGGGCAAACACCTTGTGGGCCGCAAGGAGGGCTGCGCCGTTGTCCTGGCCGACCCGGACGTTTCTTCCGTGCACGCTCAGATAGAGGTGGGTGAACGCGAAGTCGTGGTCAAGGACATGGAAAGCCTGAACGGGGTCTTCAGCCGGGGCAACAAAATCGGCAAGGTCTCGTTCTCCCAGGACGTCGACTTTGAAATCGCGGGATATTCCTTCAAGGGCCGGTTCAAGGCTGAAAAGAAGCGCTTGGGCCTGCCCGCGGTATCCAAGCCCAGCCTTACTGTGCTGGTTTCGGCAATGCTTCTTTTGGCAACGCTGTGCACGCTGTGCGTCTTCTGGATAGCCGGGGCGAGTTCCGTGCACAATTTTACCCAGCGCGAGTCTCTTCGAAGGGGGACACTGCTGGCCCGCTCCCTTGCGGAGCAGAATGTGAGCCCATTAAGGGCTAAGCTTGCCGACCAGGTCCGGGTGACGCCCGTGTCCGCGGAGGAGGGAGTTCGCTACGCCTTCGTGGCCGATCAGTACGGCAAGGTTCTTGCCCCGGCCCAGGCCATCGGCAAGGTCCTGTCCCACTCCAAGATCGCTGAGGCCCTGCGCGAGGGCCATACAACCATGTATGACAGCCCCGAGGGCGATACCATCCTGGTAAGCCCCATCAAGGATGCCGAAGGAGTGCTTGGGGTCGCGGTGTTAAGCTACGCGCCAGGGACCGGGTTGGTTGGTCCGTCCCTCGTATGGTCCGCTCTTTTGGGCATTGTTGCCGCCGTGAGCCTGGCCCTTGCGGGCGCCTGGATTGTGCTCAGGGCTTTCTTCGGCCAGATCAGGTCCCTGGCTGAACAGATCGGCCTGGCATTGAAATCCGGCAAACACGGCCTGAATCTCACCGATATGGACCCCGGTCTGGCCGATCTGGGCCAGGCTGTGGAGCGGTTGCTCCTCCTGCCACGCGCCCAGGGAGAACCAGAAAGAGACCACTTTGCAGCAACCACGGCTCCACCCCCCGCACCGTCCGCCCAGGACCGGAACGAGCCGGCCCCGGCAGACGCCGACCTGGAAGCGCAACCAGGCCCATGCTTCCTCATGGACTTGGCCGACTACCGCATTCTTGCCTGGAACCAGGCCTTTGGCCCCCTGGCCGCATCAGGGGTCAAGGCTCCCGTGCACTTGTTGCGTGGGCTGAACGACCCAGACCACCTCACGGCCGTGCTTGGGCTGTTGGAAAATCCCGAGGATCGTGGCGAAAGCCCATTGGCAGGGACTTACTCCTCGGTGTCCAAGATTCCCGCAGGCCAGGGGCAGGCCGTGTTCCTCTTCAAGGACACGCACCATGGATGA
- a CDS encoding type II secretion system F family protein, which produces MDIWWIKAAGYLLFFAGVSASVYFLLPRPSGVKETTRTEVEAEDLTGESAGLAGLLKPVYAPLVRFAALVLPAGYGQSLKSSLVTAGIDRKVSPEEFLAFQGVMLCIFCLMGWLFKPQFSMVLGFGALGLFYPYWWLVDKKQARQKAITTAMPDSVDMLALSTASGLDFLAGMKRICDLTAKRDPFVSELVVAYQNIKLGMSTEEALKTMALRVNTPEMHAFVSILIQAQKMGSSISDVLKLQAIRMRQDRFMRAERAGAVATQKLLLPLVLCLFPIIFGVIFGPYVLKYIYSR; this is translated from the coding sequence ATGGACATCTGGTGGATCAAGGCGGCTGGGTATCTGCTCTTTTTTGCGGGAGTGTCCGCCAGCGTCTATTTTCTGCTCCCCAGACCATCCGGGGTCAAAGAAACGACCCGGACCGAGGTCGAAGCAGAGGATCTCACTGGCGAAAGCGCCGGCCTGGCGGGGCTGTTAAAGCCTGTCTACGCTCCGTTGGTCCGCTTTGCCGCCCTCGTGCTCCCCGCGGGGTACGGCCAGAGCTTGAAGAGCTCCCTGGTCACGGCAGGCATCGATCGCAAGGTCTCGCCAGAGGAGTTTTTGGCCTTCCAGGGGGTCATGCTCTGCATCTTCTGCCTTATGGGGTGGCTGTTCAAACCGCAGTTCTCCATGGTCCTGGGGTTTGGGGCACTGGGGCTTTTCTATCCCTACTGGTGGCTGGTGGACAAGAAGCAGGCCCGCCAGAAGGCCATCACCACGGCCATGCCGGACTCCGTGGACATGCTGGCCCTTTCCACGGCTTCGGGCCTGGACTTCCTGGCCGGAATGAAACGCATCTGCGATCTGACAGCTAAGCGCGACCCCTTCGTCTCGGAGCTGGTTGTCGCCTACCAGAACATCAAACTCGGAATGTCCACCGAAGAGGCCCTGAAAACCATGGCTCTGCGGGTGAACACCCCGGAGATGCACGCTTTTGTCTCCATCCTCATCCAGGCGCAGAAGATGGGGTCGAGCATTTCCGACGTGCTCAAACTCCAGGCCATACGCATGCGTCAGGACCGCTTCATGCGAGCCGAACGCGCCGGGGCCGTGGCCACCCAGAAGCTCCTGCTGCCGCTGGTACTGTGTCTGTTCCCCATCATTTTCGGCGTGATTTTCGGACCCTACGTTTTGAAATACATTTACAGCCGGTGA
- a CDS encoding FHA domain-containing protein, with protein MDDRTRYSAPAASYLLVKEGPGQGRMFLLLDGETTIGRAPENTIVLDPGDVKASRRHALIRVEAGLVSVEDLGSKNGTLLDGKAVTKAPLAPGAELCVGETVFVLSHAGQEEHGAEDGEPSKGVSKPGRRKVLYVAVAVLAVGALFLAIMGGGKEGGEAKKQGATGQAQQTQTSQAQPGEVLPPQAPAAIQGKTIQSQTADGQAPQTQPGIQSQTEQSMESMRLGQFYYNSGKLKKAVEQWREAVRQDPGNAQASKLLVRAEGELDQLVDKHYRQALLALRYQRTEEAKAELRQVVENSPNPDDERTRDSLKKLDELGGR; from the coding sequence ATGGATGACCGCACCCGCTACAGCGCTCCGGCCGCGAGTTACCTTCTGGTCAAGGAAGGACCGGGCCAGGGGCGCATGTTCCTTCTCCTGGACGGCGAAACCACCATCGGTCGCGCTCCGGAAAACACTATCGTTCTTGATCCGGGAGACGTGAAGGCCTCGCGGCGCCATGCCCTGATCCGCGTGGAGGCGGGGCTTGTCAGCGTGGAGGATCTTGGGAGCAAGAACGGTACGCTCTTGGACGGCAAAGCGGTTACCAAGGCCCCTCTCGCTCCGGGGGCCGAGTTGTGCGTGGGCGAGACGGTGTTCGTGCTCTCCCACGCCGGACAGGAAGAGCACGGTGCTGAGGATGGGGAGCCTTCAAAAGGCGTGTCCAAGCCCGGCCGTCGCAAGGTACTCTACGTCGCGGTTGCGGTTTTAGCCGTGGGGGCTTTGTTCCTGGCCATAATGGGCGGTGGGAAAGAGGGCGGCGAGGCCAAGAAACAAGGAGCGACTGGTCAGGCCCAGCAGACCCAGACGAGCCAGGCTCAACCGGGCGAGGTCCTACCTCCCCAGGCTCCGGCCGCGATTCAGGGAAAGACAATCCAGAGCCAGACCGCCGATGGGCAGGCCCCGCAGACCCAGCCTGGTATTCAAAGCCAGACGGAACAATCCATGGAATCCATGCGCCTGGGCCAGTTCTATTACAACTCAGGCAAACTCAAGAAGGCCGTGGAGCAGTGGCGCGAAGCTGTCAGGCAGGATCCCGGCAACGCCCAGGCCTCCAAGCTCCTTGTGCGCGCCGAAGGCGAACTGGACCAGCTTGTGGACAAGCACTACCGCCAAGCCCTGCTTGCCCTCAGGTACCAGCGCACCGAAGAGGCAAAAGCTGAATTGCGTCAGGTGGTGGAGAATTCACCCAACCCGGATGACGAGCGCACCCGGGACAGCCTGAAGAAATTAGACGAACTTGGAGGCAGATAG
- a CDS encoding alpha/beta hydrolase: MYNRTLLMVCTLLSACLFMSCAANGPRAGTAGAKDAKVSGAAEKEFDMHAPYVRYHFADPDMDFTFGSVVLGSTINHGCETGEAFYTAANIKDGDAASWQEQWIKMAERVEARGEKSLAAGHKVSAREQLLRASNYYRFGLMAMMPDDPRLMAIGAKSRAAMKKAGALFDPPLEYFEVPFEGTVLPGYFRKAKNDSVPRKTLLMLGGGETFAEDLVFYIMPQAIERGYNFVTLDMPGQGLLPAQGKTFRPEMYHAVKKGVDYALSRKEVDPARLAAFGISGGGGFAPQAAQHDPRIKAVVMNACVIDAHPLFASMTPVVTATPDVVKTFTSFHGNTVKIIAWRWGVSMDNVPGLVEANRGFSFDPAKVTVPALSLVGEGEYQGEETRRQQKLCIDGLPNPIKGLVVTPLNEGASNHCVMENRSLVGQVVFDWLDEVFKK; this comes from the coding sequence ATGTATAACCGCACCTTGCTGATGGTTTGCACTCTGCTGTCGGCCTGTCTCTTCATGTCGTGCGCGGCCAATGGACCTCGGGCCGGTACCGCAGGAGCAAAGGATGCCAAGGTCTCCGGAGCGGCGGAAAAAGAATTCGACATGCACGCCCCCTACGTGCGCTACCATTTCGCCGACCCGGACATGGACTTCACCTTCGGCTCCGTGGTCCTTGGTTCCACGATCAATCATGGTTGTGAGACTGGGGAGGCCTTCTACACAGCGGCCAACATCAAAGACGGCGACGCCGCCAGCTGGCAGGAACAGTGGATAAAGATGGCGGAGAGGGTAGAGGCCAGAGGGGAAAAATCATTGGCCGCCGGGCACAAGGTAAGCGCGCGCGAGCAGTTGCTCAGAGCCTCCAACTACTATCGCTTCGGGCTGATGGCCATGATGCCTGACGATCCACGTCTGATGGCGATTGGCGCCAAGAGCCGGGCGGCCATGAAGAAGGCCGGCGCGCTTTTTGACCCTCCTCTCGAGTATTTCGAAGTCCCATTTGAGGGCACGGTGCTCCCGGGCTATTTCCGCAAGGCCAAGAACGATTCCGTCCCGCGCAAGACCCTTTTGATGCTTGGCGGTGGAGAAACATTCGCCGAGGACCTCGTCTTTTACATCATGCCGCAGGCCATAGAGCGCGGGTACAACTTCGTTACGCTCGACATGCCCGGCCAGGGACTTCTTCCCGCGCAGGGGAAAACCTTCCGGCCTGAGATGTACCATGCGGTGAAAAAGGGAGTGGATTACGCCCTCTCCCGCAAGGAAGTGGACCCCGCCCGTCTGGCCGCCTTCGGGATCTCCGGCGGCGGCGGCTTCGCTCCCCAGGCCGCACAGCACGACCCGCGCATCAAGGCCGTGGTCATGAACGCCTGTGTGATCGATGCCCACCCGCTTTTCGCAAGCATGACCCCGGTGGTTACCGCCACACCGGATGTCGTCAAGACGTTCACGTCCTTCCACGGTAACACGGTGAAGATAATAGCCTGGCGCTGGGGCGTGAGCATGGACAATGTGCCGGGCCTTGTTGAGGCCAACAGGGGCTTCAGTTTCGACCCCGCAAAAGTGACCGTACCTGCGCTGTCCCTGGTGGGCGAAGGGGAATACCAGGGCGAGGAAACTCGCAGGCAGCAGAAACTCTGCATAGACGGGCTGCCCAATCCCATTAAGGGACTGGTGGTAACTCCTCTCAACGAGGGAGCATCCAACCACTGCGTCATGGAAAACCGTAGTCTGGTGGGCCAGGTTGTGTTTGACTGGCTCGACGAAGTGTTCAAGAAATAA
- a CDS encoding FHA domain-containing protein, producing MLILTVSRAGEHFTELKASGDAPVTLGSSNANTLPLPDDALAREHCVLSMAGAQWVLTDLAGGGVFVNSSPVTQRTMEDGDIIGLGPFKLVVSIKPDETQARPLSQDPVQSSGQAAVPAQKGESIPAAQPDSDTGPAQDKTVFRPRPTFEGQGANALEVFEGPRQGLIHRFGDTLHIGRASDCDLVLDDPSISRQHGLVSRSKKGWEAKSLHDRNPLTLNGQAIRTAPVKTGDILGVGPARLRLVLSAEAAAPKRRFEIPPVLQNRKVLLGIGAGVFLVLVLGLFLSGPEKKPGDSVLQEARQKERAMDEAEISRKVSTLMVQGQKLVDQGEWDQAVARFQAVLDIQPGNAEATRSVADLRGKIAEREAKARERERQTAELHKKVVGMIVEGDRLLSQGKFDEAAAAVGKALKVSPDDKEAQDLLAKITQASEASRRAAEEKSRKQAESRARLRDVYAKADEYARIGQLYQAMKLYREASAEDTDQARAADAKAKAARLQDTLVKQVMPDYNQGLKYYSQKKYHEALKCWLNVLAVYPEAKETNAKVAELRPTMEAEAKRLYEEGLVYEGLGNRQEAMKRWEAVLEIMPFEDNPYRLKALAKRGN from the coding sequence ATGCTCATTCTGACTGTTTCCCGAGCGGGAGAACACTTCACCGAACTCAAAGCCTCCGGTGATGCACCTGTTACCCTCGGCAGTTCAAACGCCAATACCCTTCCTCTTCCGGACGACGCCCTGGCCCGCGAGCACTGCGTCCTCTCAATGGCCGGAGCGCAGTGGGTGCTTACGGACCTGGCCGGTGGCGGCGTTTTCGTGAACAGCTCCCCCGTCACCCAGCGCACCATGGAGGACGGGGACATCATCGGTCTTGGCCCCTTCAAGCTGGTGGTCAGTATCAAGCCAGACGAGACCCAGGCCAGGCCTCTGTCCCAGGACCCGGTCCAGTCATCCGGGCAGGCTGCCGTGCCTGCTCAAAAGGGCGAGTCGATTCCTGCGGCGCAGCCTGATTCCGACACCGGGCCAGCCCAGGACAAAACGGTATTCAGGCCTCGCCCCACGTTTGAAGGCCAGGGAGCAAACGCACTCGAGGTGTTCGAGGGCCCCAGGCAGGGTCTGATCCACCGCTTCGGTGACACGTTGCACATCGGCCGCGCTTCCGATTGCGATCTGGTCCTTGATGATCCGTCAATCTCCAGGCAGCACGGCCTTGTCTCACGCTCCAAAAAGGGATGGGAAGCTAAAAGCCTGCATGATCGCAACCCCTTGACTCTGAATGGTCAGGCCATAAGGACAGCGCCCGTCAAGACCGGCGACATTCTTGGCGTGGGACCGGCCCGCCTGCGTCTGGTCCTGTCGGCTGAAGCCGCCGCTCCCAAGCGCCGTTTTGAAATCCCTCCCGTCCTGCAGAACCGCAAGGTTCTTTTGGGCATAGGAGCCGGCGTATTCCTTGTGCTCGTGCTGGGTCTGTTCCTGTCCGGCCCGGAGAAGAAACCCGGCGACAGCGTCCTTCAGGAGGCTCGCCAGAAAGAGCGGGCCATGGATGAGGCCGAGATTTCGCGCAAGGTGTCCACACTCATGGTGCAGGGACAGAAGCTTGTGGATCAAGGAGAGTGGGATCAGGCCGTGGCCCGTTTTCAGGCAGTGCTGGACATCCAGCCTGGCAATGCCGAGGCCACGCGTTCAGTGGCTGATCTGCGTGGCAAGATCGCCGAGCGCGAGGCCAAGGCCCGCGAGCGGGAGCGTCAGACGGCCGAGCTGCACAAGAAAGTGGTGGGCATGATTGTTGAGGGCGACAGGCTGCTGTCTCAGGGTAAATTCGACGAGGCTGCCGCGGCCGTCGGCAAGGCCTTGAAAGTAAGCCCGGACGACAAGGAGGCCCAGGATCTTCTGGCCAAGATAACCCAGGCATCGGAAGCCTCCCGCCGGGCGGCCGAGGAAAAATCGCGCAAGCAGGCGGAGTCCAGGGCTCGTCTACGGGATGTGTATGCCAAGGCGGACGAGTATGCCAGAATCGGGCAGCTCTATCAGGCCATGAAGCTCTACCGCGAGGCCTCGGCTGAAGACACGGACCAGGCCAGAGCCGCTGACGCCAAGGCCAAGGCCGCCCGGCTGCAGGACACCCTGGTGAAGCAGGTGATGCCTGACTACAACCAGGGGCTCAAATACTACTCCCAGAAGAAATACCACGAAGCCCTCAAATGCTGGCTCAATGTCCTTGCGGTCTATCCCGAGGCCAAGGAGACTAACGCCAAGGTGGCCGAACTCAGGCCGACCATGGAGGCCGAAGCCAAGCGTCTTTATGAAGAAGGCCTGGTGTATGAGGGGCTTGGCAACCGCCAGGAAGCCATGAAACGCTGGGAAGCCGTTCTGGAGATCATGCCGTTCGAGGACAATCCCTATCGCCTGAAAGCACTGGCCAAGCGCGGAAACTGA
- the tadA gene encoding Flp pilus assembly complex ATPase component TadA: MNEAATALNERLRRAFAQRGLAGALLDAPDGTLLSDHLLAQGKASGQAVNEVLQEVAGVKAMDPSLAPFDPEFLRQAGKLLSRQEALAESAFPIRLEQGKAHVVMAVPGDEASRSRLEHLLGSSLVVYVCHGQGIRKAIETSFPEIQEDRPSFDPAVQAERAAKAISRLTSETGRERDPAEDAEVVALLRAVLTEMAYDGASDIHFEPSVRVFRVRCRKDGIMRVGHEFPPVLGRALVRRVKMLSGMDPAQTLLPQDGSIECNLVKERPLDIRVSALPSLYGEKLVLRLLDTGKKGLTLEDLSLEARDMEVLSRAIAAPNGLLLVTGPTGSGKTTTLYAVLGQLNTPRVNILTAEDPVEYRLDGITQVPCPGGDGMTFAQALRAFLRQDPDIVMVGEIRDIETADTAVKAAMTGHLVLSTLHTNDAAGAVSRLVNMGVPAHLVAGTRITVAAQRLVRRICEKCRKEVPPPSQDLFRDVALLPPGTTFYSGAGCEACRGTGYSGRIGVYEIFTVSEEMERIILSGAVSADIRRAAEADGMTTLRRAALMRLAQGLTTVEEVLRVTVDS, from the coding sequence ATGAACGAGGCTGCCACAGCGCTCAATGAGAGGCTCCGCCGGGCTTTCGCCCAGCGGGGCCTTGCCGGGGCCTTGCTCGACGCCCCCGACGGGACGCTTTTGTCGGACCACCTTCTGGCCCAGGGCAAGGCCTCGGGACAGGCCGTGAACGAGGTCCTGCAGGAGGTTGCCGGGGTCAAGGCCATGGACCCCTCCCTGGCTCCCTTTGACCCGGAGTTTCTGCGCCAGGCGGGCAAGCTTCTTTCGCGTCAGGAGGCTTTGGCCGAATCCGCGTTCCCCATCCGGCTGGAGCAGGGCAAGGCCCATGTGGTCATGGCCGTGCCGGGCGACGAAGCCTCCAGGTCCCGGCTTGAGCATCTGCTCGGCTCTAGCCTGGTAGTCTATGTTTGCCATGGCCAGGGCATCCGCAAGGCCATCGAAACGTCGTTTCCTGAGATTCAGGAAGATCGCCCCTCGTTCGACCCCGCGGTCCAGGCCGAGCGGGCTGCCAAGGCCATAAGCCGCTTGACGTCGGAGACGGGCAGAGAGCGCGACCCTGCTGAAGACGCGGAAGTGGTGGCGCTTTTGCGCGCTGTGCTCACGGAGATGGCGTACGACGGGGCTTCGGACATTCATTTCGAGCCCAGCGTCCGCGTCTTTCGGGTCAGATGCCGCAAGGACGGCATCATGCGCGTGGGGCATGAGTTCCCTCCTGTGCTGGGCAGGGCCCTGGTCCGCCGGGTCAAGATGCTCTCAGGCATGGACCCGGCCCAGACCCTGCTGCCCCAGGACGGTTCCATCGAGTGCAATCTGGTCAAGGAAAGGCCCCTGGACATCCGCGTCTCCGCCCTGCCTTCCCTCTACGGAGAGAAATTGGTGCTGCGCCTGCTGGATACGGGCAAAAAAGGCCTTACCCTGGAGGACTTGAGCCTTGAAGCCCGGGACATGGAGGTTCTTTCCCGGGCCATCGCAGCTCCCAACGGACTCCTGCTTGTTACCGGCCCCACTGGAAGCGGCAAGACCACCACGCTCTACGCCGTGCTTGGCCAGCTCAACACCCCTCGGGTGAACATCCTCACCGCCGAGGACCCGGTGGAATACCGTCTCGACGGAATCACCCAGGTCCCGTGTCCGGGCGGGGACGGCATGACCTTCGCCCAGGCATTGCGCGCCTTCCTTCGCCAGGACCCGGACATCGTCATGGTGGGCGAGATCCGAGACATCGAAACCGCGGACACGGCGGTCAAGGCGGCCATGACCGGCCATCTGGTGCTCTCCACCCTGCACACCAACGACGCGGCCGGAGCCGTCAGCCGTCTGGTGAACATGGGCGTGCCCGCGCACCTCGTGGCCGGAACGCGCATCACAGTGGCGGCGCAGCGCCTCGTGCGCCGGATCTGCGAAAAATGCCGCAAGGAAGTACCGCCGCCATCCCAAGACCTTTTCCGGGACGTGGCCCTTCTCCCCCCAGGGACAACCTTTTATTCGGGCGCTGGGTGCGAAGCCTGCCGCGGAACAGGATATTCCGGCCGGATAGGGGTTTACGAAATCTTCACTGTGAGCGAAGAAATGGAGCGCATCATCCTGTCCGGGGCAGTAAGCGCGGACATCCGCCGCGCTGCCGAGGCGGACGGTATGACCACGCTGCGCCGGGCCGCGCTTATGCGTCTTGCCCAGGGGCTTACAACCGTGGAGGAAGTGCTCCGCGTAACCGTGGACTCATAA
- a CDS encoding carboxylesterase family protein, whose translation MKTHILVANFFFLLLSLPGVVLAGESRTGVVLLDSGPVRGKVEGGIREFLGIPYAAPPVGELRWKPPQAVAAWTTVRNATAFGPACPQSGPLEPGCAEDCLSLNVWTPARKAGDKLPVMVWIHGGGFNFGATSQSEYHGRNLAGKGVVVVTVNYRLGPLGFFVHPQLAAESGKAVAGNYGLLDQIEALQWVRRNIAAFGGDPDQVTIFGQSAGSRSVSLLTLSPLAKGLFCRAIAQSGGPIIGSEYLNPFFDGNMPNVSRMGETLGDRLGCPQGVDALSCMRAKPASEVIKAADCSTGLFDEGLFFAPVFDGWVVPSDVRTAFSPGAPHDVPMIVGSTGDEGTVYLRGEKDLSLAKYQAFLNARFGQDTAEALAMFPAKDDRDVYQAINRFITVAVNAQPARLMARTLAEGNSKAFLYRFTRRPNTAKARELAAFHGVDLAYVFGNMADSEGYTAADRELSRQVMAYWVNFAKTGDPNGPGLPAWPAYDARSDSNLNFADTVQAEQHLYQRECDFIDKVSRFRPN comes from the coding sequence ATGAAAACGCACATATTGGTTGCGAACTTCTTTTTCTTGTTGCTCTCTTTACCTGGAGTGGTGTTGGCCGGAGAGTCCAGAACCGGCGTCGTCTTGCTGGACAGTGGCCCTGTGCGCGGCAAAGTGGAAGGTGGAATACGCGAATTTCTCGGTATTCCCTACGCCGCGCCGCCCGTGGGCGAACTGCGCTGGAAACCTCCGCAGGCTGTCGCAGCCTGGACAACGGTACGAAACGCCACGGCATTCGGTCCGGCCTGCCCGCAATCTGGTCCGCTGGAACCCGGCTGCGCCGAGGACTGCCTCTCCCTGAACGTCTGGACGCCCGCCCGCAAGGCCGGGGACAAACTCCCGGTGATGGTTTGGATACACGGAGGCGGGTTCAATTTCGGCGCCACCTCGCAGTCGGAATACCACGGGAGAAACCTCGCCGGAAAAGGCGTTGTGGTCGTGACAGTCAACTACCGCCTGGGGCCACTGGGGTTTTTCGTCCATCCGCAGCTCGCGGCCGAATCCGGAAAGGCCGTGGCCGGAAACTACGGCCTGCTCGATCAGATTGAGGCACTTCAGTGGGTGCGGCGCAACATTGCCGCATTCGGCGGCGATCCAGACCAGGTGACCATCTTCGGCCAGTCCGCCGGTTCGCGCTCGGTATCCCTGCTTACCCTGAGTCCTCTGGCCAAGGGGCTCTTCTGCCGGGCCATCGCCCAGAGCGGCGGACCGATTATCGGTTCTGAGTATCTGAACCCTTTCTTTGACGGGAACATGCCCAACGTTTCGCGCATGGGCGAAACGTTGGGCGACCGCCTGGGCTGCCCCCAAGGCGTCGACGCCTTGTCCTGCATGCGAGCCAAGCCGGCTAGCGAGGTGATCAAAGCGGCGGACTGTAGCACCGGCCTTTTCGACGAAGGTCTCTTTTTCGCCCCGGTATTCGACGGATGGGTTGTCCCCAGCGATGTTCGCACGGCCTTCTCGCCGGGCGCACCGCACGACGTGCCCATGATTGTGGGAAGCACGGGCGACGAGGGAACCGTCTACCTGCGCGGCGAGAAGGACCTTTCTCTCGCAAAATATCAAGCCTTCCTGAATGCCAGGTTTGGGCAGGACACGGCCGAGGCCTTGGCCATGTTCCCGGCCAAGGACGACCGGGACGTATACCAGGCCATCAATAGGTTCATAACCGTGGCCGTGAACGCCCAGCCCGCGCGGCTTATGGCCCGGACCCTGGCGGAGGGTAACTCCAAGGCCTTCCTTTACCGTTTCACCCGGCGTCCGAACACGGCCAAAGCCCGCGAACTGGCGGCCTTCCATGGGGTGGACCTGGCCTACGTGTTCGGAAATATGGCTGATTCTGAAGGGTATACGGCCGCAGACAGGGAACTCTCCCGCCAGGTGATGGCCTATTGGGTGAACTTCGCGAAAACAGGCGACCCAAACGGCCCGGGGCTCCCCGCCTGGCCAGCCTATGACGCACGGTCCGACAGCAACCTTAATTTTGCGGACACCGTTCAGGCCGAGCAGCATCTTTACCAGAGGGAATGCGATTTCATCGACAAGGTGTCGCGCTTTCGCCCGAACTGA
- a CDS encoding Stp1/IreP family PP2C-type Ser/Thr phosphatase — protein MRIDAAGLTDKGSVRENNEDAFLADSQAGLFLVADGMGGLDAGEIASRIAVETVAARLMAAKEAHCQDTSQALERLVAQAFEEANERIHRFARQGAGPAGTGTTLVGLVRCGDQFVLANVGDSRAYLIKDQDIRQLSEDHSLVMARVRQGLITPEEAARSPEKNVIYRALGMESNLQVDTCVVQASAGDVFLLCSDGLSDVLADHELLAPISQSNGAPLSDICTRFIDLALERKARDNVTVVLVRCLP, from the coding sequence ATGAGGATCGACGCCGCTGGGCTCACTGACAAGGGGAGCGTGCGGGAAAACAACGAGGACGCCTTTCTGGCGGATTCCCAAGCCGGGCTGTTCCTGGTGGCCGACGGCATGGGGGGGCTTGATGCCGGAGAGATCGCCAGCCGCATTGCCGTGGAGACCGTGGCCGCGCGTCTCATGGCAGCCAAGGAAGCCCATTGCCAGGACACGTCGCAGGCTCTGGAACGTTTAGTGGCCCAGGCCTTTGAAGAGGCGAACGAGCGCATCCACCGTTTCGCCCGGCAAGGGGCCGGGCCGGCGGGAACTGGGACCACCCTTGTGGGACTTGTGCGTTGCGGCGACCAGTTCGTTCTGGCCAACGTGGGCGACAGCCGTGCCTACCTGATAAAGGATCAGGACATCCGGCAACTCTCGGAAGACCATTCGCTGGTCATGGCCAGGGTGCGCCAGGGCCTCATAACACCCGAGGAAGCCGCGCGCAGTCCGGAGAAGAATGTCATCTACCGGGCGCTTGGCATGGAATCGAATCTTCAGGTGGACACGTGTGTCGTCCAGGCCTCGGCTGGCGACGTTTTCCTGCTCTGTTCGGACGGCTTGAGCGACGTCCTGGCTGATCACGAGCTTCTTGCCCCAATATCTCAGTCCAACGGGGCTCCCTTGAGCGATATCTGCACCCGGTTCATCGACTTGGCCTTGGAGCGTAAAGCCCGGGACAACGTCACCGTGGTCCTGGTGCGGTGTCTCCCGTAA